The Brachypodium distachyon strain Bd21 chromosome 4, Brachypodium_distachyon_v3.0, whole genome shotgun sequence nucleotide sequence TTTCAAATGGAAAAACAGGACAAAACGGAAAAACAACTCGATTGAACGGTACATAAACCACCCGGACCGGTGGAAACCACCCCGGACTAGTGCATTAGACTAAACTTAGTCCAACATGACTTTTCCATATTGCTTTCCGACTGCAAAAACATATGTAACATGTTTCCATATCGCTCACCTCTTCTCTAGTCCTTTCCAGGGCGCACCCATCAAGACCAGATGTCGGCGCCTTCCTCTTCCGCCCACTCTAATCGCCGGTGCACGCCTGCAACGAGAACTCCTCGCCGACGACCATCGGTATGCTTGATCCGCCAGCACTCAGATTGAGCGAAAGCTCCTTCTTGTCGGCCATCGGTAGATCAGACGCCTCAACTCACTGGGGGTCTAATTTTCGAGTTGGATGGACGGAGATTTGTTGATTTTCTAAGACGCCGATATCGGGGTATTTCTGGAGGACGAGGAAACGGCGGCACGTTGCATATGAAGGCGGTAGCGAGTCAGTTTTGACTCCGTCTTCAATTTCCTCTTTGGACTGGATTCACGTTGGGCTAGGTCACTTGCCAGCTTGTTGGGCCAGAATACTTGTAAAGAAAAATTTAACTTGTGGTTTTGATTGTTGGTTTCGCAAAATATTATGTGAAAACCACGTTTTTGTGTAAACTGTGCAAACTTCATAGAAACCACGTTTACAAGTATAAAagaaattcttgaaaaaaattaGTATATTGGTGCTGTGATGTtttacaaacctgcaaaataaGTCGAAACTCAATGGCAtttggaagaaacaaaaacgGAGAAATACACAAATGAATTGTGTCAAACAGTGAAAAACCACTGTTCatgctgaatttgtttttttgctgccgtcaaacacatttgagtttggacttgaaattttacacttATATTAAACATCagttttttttgaccgaaaactgTAGGGGAGTCCCCGACAGAACTTGTATTAATATAAAAGATATGTACAGAGCCAGGTATttacaaaaggaaaaaaagcaaAGATTAAGGTAAGTCAGCTAGCCAACTATCAAAAGAACCGAGCCAGGGTGGCTTAAATCTATGcttcaataaaaaaatgtcttCCTTGAAATCCCTACACCATACCCTAAAACTGGGCCCAACTCCCTAAAAAATCCATCCATTTCTTTGCTTCCAAATATGCCAGAAACACATAGCCGCAACTTCCATGAAGAAAGGCTTTCCAAAATCTTCCTTAGCAGCATCAATGATTTGCCCCAGATTATCCCCATTAGTCCAGACAATCTGCAAATCCAGCACCTCTGACTGAATTGGCAAGTGAAGAAAAGATGATGCCAATCTTCGACCACTCCTGTATGACAAAGCACACAAGAGTAATCATCTGTAACCCTCCAATTTCTTCGAAACAACATGTCACGAGTATTAAGACGATCGCTCATTAACAGTTCTCGAACATTTTGTGTTGTCTTTCACTCGGTTTTCACCATAGATGTCGTTTTCGCACGATACGCCGCCGGCCTTTTGGTCTATAAGCCAAGAAGCATCTATTTATGACTTTTAGCTTTGAGTTTTTTGCGTATAGTCAAAAGCCAAAATCAAAAGCaaatatgtgatttttttggcTTATAACCCAAAAGTCGAAGGAACAAGTTAatactctctccttttcacaaagtttGAAGTATTTTTGTTATacatttggtcaaactttgaaAGTTTGATAATGtttattttgatatttttgttatacatttggtcaaactttgaaAGTTTGCTAGTCAACAAATATTATATGCACTACATTTTGTaacaaagaaaatattgaAATTTATGATATATTATTGCTGTGATGGTAATAATTCATAGCATTTGAACGGCGTGGCCACGTTACAGCGGTTAATCCCATCACATCCGGTTAATAGATAGGTAATCCCATCATATGGGCTTCACATAAGCTGTTTTGGCCCAGAACGGTCCATCAGTGGAGCACCGCTGAACAGATCGCCAGCTTTTTTATTTACCGTGTGGACTCTTGAATGCAGAGCATCGGGGACTTGTGGACCGAACATGCCTGAAAGCATCTGTATTTCGTAAAAGTAGGTCCGTAAAAAACATATAATTAAGGTAGACTTTAAAACTGTTTTAGGTGTCAATTTGCGTATGGCAGAATAGATTCTTACGAGTGTAGTTTTACAGTACCGTGCAGGCATAGGTGGATTTGACCGGTGGCCGACGCATGATGAAGGTGGATGAAATGAGGAGTTAGACCTTaacggtggtggtggagttggaCCCCTACGATGACCCAGTAAACATTTTACTGTCCAGAGTTTTTTTAACAGTGGCAGATTTAGGATTGTCCGAACCATATGGCTAAACTAGGCTCAATTAGGAAACCCAGGGCTAATCttttgttagtttttttttgccaaatcaCTGCTGCTAAATACATGTATTAGCTGCCCACACCTAGGTTGTAGCCCCAGTTTCCTAGGTGTGCCTCCGCCTCTGGTTTTGAAGGTCCTGTTTAGAGCATTTTCACACAGAACCCAAAATATTTACATGCCAAACTATATATTATGGATCTGCTACAGAGATGTTCTAAGAGGAGTATCCTAAATTGTTACGAAAATAGAAATTAAACTATAAACGAGAGAGACACGAATTTTAACGTGGAAACCCTTTCGGGAAAAACCACGGACACACGAAAGCGCAACTTCACTATGTTGGAGTATTACGAGCATGAGACGGCAGGCCTTCTTTAGGTGTGACTACATGAGATATATATAACGGGCAATAAACATGAGTCCTAATAGGACAACAAAAACGAGTTCAACTCGTATACCAACACAAAACCCAAATCTATCCTGCTACGTCTAACAGAGTTGGTAACGGATTCGGATCATATTTCAACAATCTCCACCTTGAGCCGAATTCCCTCCAGTAGTAGAAGAAAGTAAACACCTCCAAACAAATGAGCATAAACATCTTGTGCGTCAAAATTCATAGGACTAGTGAGTAATACCAACTAAGCCTGAGCAAAGCTCAAACTTATTGGCAGAAACTGGTtttgtcatcatatcagcaTTACAGTAATTGTCGTACCTCGAAAGTGGTAAAGGTTTGCAGTCTTCATATCACCTTTCATCACAACAAGAGAATCTTTTGTGATCTTGACGATCTCATCTCCACCTGAATACTTGTATCCTTTATTGTCAAGAGTACTCAAAGAGAtaagatttttcttcaaaCTCCGAATGTGGCGAACATCCGATAAAGTTCTGATGGTGCCATCAAACATCTTGATTTGAATGGTGCCAATGCCTGCAATCTCGCACGGCGAATCATCCCCCATAAACACAGAACGATTTGGCATCGCTTCATACGTTGCAAACCACTTGCGGAGTCATGTGAAAAGTACATGTTGTATCAAGAACCAAAACATCTCTCATTTTGGAATCACCGGTAACGATAACGAGAACATCACCATCAAAATCTTGTTTGCTAACAACGGTGGCTCGGGCATCATCCTCTTGTTGATCCTTCTGTTTGAATTTGTcattccttttctccttgttttgCAACTTGTAACACGGAGATTTCATGCCCGTTTTTCTTGCAATATTTGCAAAACTTGTATTTGCCTCTATTACCATTATTTGAGCTCCTCTCATTTGTCCTGCCACGAACAGATAATCCCTCACCATGGGAAGAACTTGAACCAACGTGAAACACCATATGCTTTATCTTCTCCTTGGAGGGAAAAACTTCATAAACCTCATTAAGCGTGAGAGTATCACGACTGTATAATATGGTATCTCTAAAATTGGTATAAGAACTTGGCAGTGAACATAGGAGCATTAAACACATATCTTCTTCATCATACTTAACTTCCATTGCCACTAGGTCAGATATAATCTCCTTAAACTCAGTGATGTGATTTAACACATTACCTCCTTCCTGCAGTCGATGGAGAAATAACTTTTGCTTCAGATGCATTTTACTGGTGAGATCTTTTGACATGCAAATTTCTTTCAGCTTTGACCATAAAGCGGCGGCTGTCTTCTCAACCAAAACTTCTTACAAAATATTGTTGTGTAAATGAAGTTGGATTTGGGATAGAGCTTTGCGatcctttctcttctcctcatcAGTCCAGTTAGtagatttcttttttgcaaaaccaTCCAGTGCATCATCATCGGCTTGCGCCAATAACGCCCGCATCTTGACTTGTCATAGAAAAAACCTTTTGTCACGATCCAACAACGGAAGGTCGTACTTGACGGTAGCCATGAGTAAATGAAACTGTACGCACAAAGTAAGACAAGCCGAAAACAATCCTTGATTGAATTAATTTGCGGACAAAAAACTGGATAAATAGCACATAATAAAACCCGGAGTGTTCGTAGTAATTTAGACGAGAACTTTTGAACAGCACTTCACGTGTGCTGCTTGCAGACCGAATTGCTTTTGGCTCCACGTGAGAAAAGCCAATAGCAAAGATCGATTTTTCCTCTGACAGAGACTTGCTCGATCGATTTTACTCCGTGGTCTGCCTCAGTCTGCAGCGTCTGGCACTGCTGCAGTCTTCGGACGGATTGATGCTGCGCTCTGTGGAGCGTGCTGCTGCCTCAGATCGAAAAACCGAACAGGGAACCAACTCGGTGACCATGTTGGATTCGGTAATAGCAGCGGAACGGTCGATCTCGAAACGGACACCGGCGAGAGCTCGAACTCGGAGGAACGAAAAAACGACTGGCCGGAAGCCATCTGATACCACTTATTACGAAAATAGAGATTAAACTATAAATGAGAGACATGAAATTTAACGTGAAAACCCTCGCAGGAAAAATCATGGACGCACGAAGACGCAATTTTATTATGTTGGAGTATTACAAGCACGAGATGACATGCCGTCTTTAGGTGTGACTAGATGAGGTATATATAACGAGCAATAAACATGAGTTCTGATAGGACAAAGAAAACGAATTCAACTCGTATACCAACACAAAACCCAAACCTATCCTGCTACTAGACACGGATTCAGATCATATTTcaacataaataaattactgGCAAAAATTGATGATGTTGAAGCTGAACTCAACTGACTGCGACAGGTGGCTGTGTTAGTCATGCATGGCATACTTTTTCCCCTGTTGATTTAACCGGTACTTCCAATCGTCGATGGTGTTTTTCTGCTCACAGAAGTCGTCTAACCGAGCTCTCGTCTACTCTCTTCAGTTACCCCACGTCAGCACATGCATGTCACGTTTGCAGGCCAGTCCAAGTTAAGCCCTCTAGGTCAAAAGGCAAAGAGTTATACTAACACTTATTTCATCGAGTCATTCAGAACTGATCATGGAAAATGACAAAAGGCTAGGGACACCGGCCTCCGGAGTAGGATCTAACAAATAGTTTATGGTCGGTACATTTTGCTGAGCTCAACAGCATGGACTATGGTGATGTAGTCGCCAACAAACCCCATGTTAGCTTGCAAGGGTGGTCTATTTATAATCCATGTCATGCTATTGGCTGAATGTGGTGTGGGGCACTTGATATCAACTCTCAAGAGTTGTTTGATCACGAAGCTTTACCAGTAAACACAACGAGAAAAGACTAAAATGGCATTAGGGGGAACAACTCCGGTCGGCCGGCCGTTTTAATAAGGACCAAAGTTTCAGATCGAACAAACAGAAAACACCAATGATGTCGGATAACATATACGCATACGTGCAAGTTCACGACCAGGAATGGATAGGGCTGTGTGTAGGACATAGCTTAATGATACAACCTTATCCTGAAccgtgccttttttttctatgttcCAAACAACTTTGCATAAGGTACACGCGTGATATAACcccatatcatgtcacatgcatgtgtatctTCTATTCTTCTTAAACTTTTGAGTATTTCGATCCGATTTTGCAACTTCCGGCTGATTCTGTGACAGCGGCAATTCGACACTGCAATCATACAGATCAGCGTTGTACTAGCTATTTATACTGGTTGTACACCTACTTCTGGTATCGGAGAAAAAAGTACACAGTATCAGAGAAAAAAGACAGTACAGTACAATGGTGTGCAAGGCCCAGTGCACTTACTTCTGCTATCGGGCCTCCCTGAACTGGCCAGCCCAAACGGGACGCGGAGTTTGGGCTCCTGTGGTGGCATACTCCCAGTGTGTTCGAATGATGCATGGACTTTGAAAGCTGTGCTGGTTCATTTTGAAAAATCGATCAAAACAGAAGTACTATCTTCCTTCCataattttttctcaaatctgcttaaaatggatgtatttattcgtAAAAAACGTCTGGATACATaaaatatttcgacaaaaattatgcaaGGGAGACACCGACTGCTAAAAAGCTCGTCAATCCATGACTAATCATTTGATACGGAACTAACCCTGTCGTCTGAACTTAGCCGCTCGTACGTACGTGGATGCATCAATGTATAGCCAGCCAGGCAGGCTTCGGGTCTAACCCGGTAAAGATGGACCCGGAACCGACCACTTTTACTTTTTATTTCGTCCCGGTCAAATCTGCGCGCCAACGCACGCAAACTGTCCACCTCCCACGCCGAGTTATGCACGACTTTGCCACCCGAAAGAAAACCAACCGTGTAGGCAGGCGCCTACATATATACACCACTGCCACTGTACGTACTGCACTACTACTACTGATCGATCCACATTCAAGCTGAATCCACATACTGAGCCGCGCAAAGTCTTCCTACCCTCTCTTGTACGTGCACACCTCCGGCTCCGTCTCTCCCCGAGATGGTGGCCGCGCGTCTCGCCGTGGCTCCGAGTTCGCCCACGAAGCGCCTCCGCGCTTGCATGCCGCCATCGGCAGCGTCCAGCACGCTGCGCCTTAGCACCAGCGCCTCGCAGAAGCCCGCAACGACGACTACGGCGATGATGGCGGCCGTGCCAGCTTCTTCCGCGGTGCCACCTTCAGTTGTACCAGATGTCGTCCGTTCCGACTTGCGGCACGCGGCAGAGGCTCTGTCGTGGCAAGAGCTGCACGGCGCCAACCACTGGCAAGGACTGCTGCAGCCGCTCCACCCGCTTCTCCGTGCCGAGGTCGTCCGGTATGGGGAGCTCGTCGAAGCCTGCTACCGCGCGTTCGACCTCGACCCGAGCTCCAAGCGGTACCTGAACTGCAAGCACGGGAAGAAGCAGATCCTGCAGGCGGTCGGCATGGCCGACTCCGGCTACGTGGTGACCAAGTACATCTACGCAGCCCCCGACGTCCCTGCACTGCCATTCGGCGTGTGCCGGCCTTGCAGCAAGAGCCGGTGGATCGGGTACGTGGCCGTCGCCTCAGAAAGTgtggccggccgccggcgtaCTACTGACATCCTCGTCTCCTTCCGGGGCACCGTGACGTGGTCGGAATGGCTGGCGAATTTCATGAGCGCGCTCGCCCCGGCGCGGTTCGACCCCGCCGACCCGCGCCCGGACGTCAGGGTCGAGTCGGGGTTCCTCTCACTCTACACCTCCGACAACGACACGGGCAAATTCACCACCGGCAGCTGCCGCAACCAGCTCCTCTCCGAGATCTCTCGCCTCATCGTCGAGCACAAGGACGAGGACGTCAGCATAACCCTGGCCGGCCACAGCATGGGGAGCTCCCTCGCACTCCTGCTTGGCTACGACCTGGCCGAGCTCGGCATGAACCAGGGTGTCCCGATCACCGTGTTCTCCTTCGGCGGGCCGCGGGTCGGCAACCAAGAGTTCAAGAACCGGTGCGGCGAGCTCGGCATCAGGGTGCTGCGGGTGGCGAACTTGAACGACCCGGTGACCAAGATGCCCGGCGTCGTCTTCAACGAGAGGGCTGCTAGGGTTCTGGACGGGCGGTTTGAGATGCCCTGGAGCAAGGCGTGCTACGCGCACGTAGGCGTTGAGGTGGCACTCAACTTCTTCAAGACTGGCGATCTGGCCTGCCTGCACGACCTGCGGGCGTACATCGATCAGCTTTTGAAGTGCCCTGATCAGGATGTCGCTACTGATTCCACGGTGAGAAGGGTGAGAGATAGGGTTGCGTCTATGTTTGAGTCGTGGAGATTGCAAATGGCGGTGATTCGCACCGGTGAGTTGCTGCGGGCGCTAGGGATTTAACGTACGTGTCGACTGTCGACATTGTGTATGCATTCATCTGATGATGATCACCGTAGGTGCAGccgctatatatatatagtactaGGTGCTTTTTGCCGCTCTCCGGCAATTGTTTTCTTTGGAGTGCAGCTGGCTTCTCTCAGGGCGATCGAGCTCGATTTCTCCTCCCCGTTAGCTCCTGTTAactagaggaagaagagatatATGCTCTCCCCTGAACCCCACTTTCTTTGAGTTGTTATCCCTTCGAATAAATCCCGATTCAATCAAGTCTTACTCCAGTTGTAGCCCAAGATCTGCAGCAAGCTCGGTGTAGCTGCTGCTTGATGGAATCGTAGCTTTTTTTCATTTAGGAATCGTAGCTATGGTGTCGACTCCGTCGGGAAGCGAGGAGGCCGCGTGTGCCTCAGAGCAGTTGCTGGCCACGAGGCCCACGACattgggccggcccatggGGCTGAATTTTCTGATCTTGTGCGTGTCGTTTCCTGCTAGCCAGGCTTGGAATTCTCCTCCCGAAGACCACGCATGTGCTGGTCATGGCAGCGAGCCTGGTACGTGCTgctcttctcctttttctggTGTACTACAGTGCTTCTTCATGGGCTTGGCTTGGTTGATTTTTCCAGGTGAGGAGGTACGTTTCGTGCTCCAAGATGAATGTCCCATGGAATCCGTGTTGTTGTTTGTGCACTGAAGGGGGGTTCCTGGATGGCAATATCGGGGATGATTCCTTCGCTGCACATCACCCGATTGATGTCGTCTTTTGTTGGGATTTGAAGTCTTATCAGAGGGGGGGACGTTAAAGTTTTTTCTTGCAAGTGTTTATGCTGCATGACGGAAGCTAGGCAAGATGGTGACCACTCAGAGCATGATGAGTCTCCTTCATTCGGGTTGATTCTCGACGTCCCCAAATTCAATGTAAGAGATGATTTCAAGTTGGGCTCAGTGAAGCTTCCTTCATCTACAACTCAACTGCTATCAAGCTCAAGTGCAGAAGCCTGCTTGATTGCTAAGAGAGAGAGTCGTTGGCTGGCTAGCACTCTCGAGGTGCTTGAAGATTCCAGCGGTGCTTGTGTGCCAAATCTCTTAATTGACCGGCCATCATCCCGTTGTGATCTTCTCATCATCGGGTCGATGTCTTTTTCATGTCTCCTATTTGTGCAGTGTGACACTATTCGTACCTGCTCTCTTTCCGACAGCTTTGTAACCCTCCGTCCTAGCCATTTTATAATATGTATAAATCTTGTTTattaaaaaatacatatgcatTTTTACGTGACGAATGCAATTAATATTATGTAATATGAGCATGATGAATTGGCAGCTGGAGCTGAACTACTAGTAGTTCGATAATGAGGGGTCTAGCGGAGGTGGCCCGTTAGTGGTGACATTTTCCATGTCACCCAACTAAGACTTATTAGTGATGAATTTTTTCAGTTCAGCATTGTTAGATCGCTCAGCGCGACCCATTAGCGGTGATGAATCATCGCTAGCGGGTCACTATCTGTGACGCCGTCAATGATGACCAATACAGCATGTTCTTGAGCCCGCATTGAAAAATTCGTCACTAAAAAGCCTTGCCTGCATGTGGCCCATCAGTGTCTGGAGTATCCATTGACGGACATGTGATCATCTGCTGAAATGTGAAAGAGTAAAGTCTGTTTTCAATCGTGAACTTGTAAAGCCGTTCAAAGTCAAACCTCCACCTCTTAATCCCTAAAATCAGCACCCCAGTAAGCCTTACTGTTCCTGCCATTTTTTTATGGAACTGTTCCTGCCATTGGTGACCTTAGAACGTATACAAATACGGATTGCCGGCAAAACCAAATAATGTCTGTTTGAAACCTTGAACTTGTAGAGCCGGTCAAAATTGAACCTTCACCCCCTAATACCTAAAATCAACTCCCTTGTCGTACTATTCTCGGCCATTAGTGACCTTCGAACATATACAGATAATGACTACCGGCATGGCCACATTCAAGCCTGAGATCATTGACTAACTATTGTTGGGTGGATTTTGTGTGATGGAAAAATTACAAAATCACCGCTTTATTAATTACATAATGCATGAATGACTTATATTTCAGTTGCAATCTAGTTCTTTCCGATTAAGCATATGGACACAACTAAGATAGTGAATGTGAGATTTTGTTCTCCAACAGTACCATTCGAATAGCCTATACATTTTTTAAAGCAATTGAGCCTTCCTATAGCGAGTGTCGCAATGTGATTTAGCGTCAGCTAACGTTACTAGGCTCGACCATGGCCATGTCAGCAATCCGGTATTGTAAACCTAAACATTCTTATGAGCAATATAGACCAGTAATAGTCAGAGTGCTGATTTTAAGGATGGGAAAGTGAAGGTTCAATTTCGATTGGCTCTACAAGATCAAGATTTAAAATAGACTTTACCTAGTGTGAAAAGTTACTAAGTGTCTTACCCATCAGATACGAAGGTGTCTTACCCATCAGATACGAAGGTTTAAGAC carries:
- the LOC100840847 gene encoding phospholipase A1 EG1, chloroplastic/mitochondrial, with amino-acid sequence MVAARLAVAPSSPTKRLRACMPPSAASSTLRLSTSASQKPATTTTAMMAAVPASSAVPPSVVPDVVRSDLRHAAEALSWQELHGANHWQGLLQPLHPLLRAEVVRYGELVEACYRAFDLDPSSKRYLNCKHGKKQILQAVGMADSGYVVTKYIYAAPDVPALPFGVCRPCSKSRWIGYVAVASESVAGRRRTTDILVSFRGTVTWSEWLANFMSALAPARFDPADPRPDVRVESGFLSLYTSDNDTGKFTTGSCRNQLLSEISRLIVEHKDEDVSITLAGHSMGSSLALLLGYDLAELGMNQGVPITVFSFGGPRVGNQEFKNRCGELGIRVLRVANLNDPVTKMPGVVFNERAARVLDGRFEMPWSKACYAHVGVEVALNFFKTGDLACLHDLRAYIDQLLKCPDQDVATDSTVRRVRDRVASMFESWRLQMAVIRTGELLRALGI